CCTTTCCTTTTGTCTGTTGCTTTGTTACTTATTTTATTATTGAACTTGGTATTCTTGCGGTATTGCTATTTCATTTTAGGAACTATATTCGTCGATCCTGTTTGACCTGTCCTTTCATTTCACTGTGCTAGAGCAGAACTTCTATATGCAATATCGATTTGTCTTCATTGATAAACTCATTGAACTGATTGGTGATATAAGATAATTGAATTTAAAGTCCAGTGCAAAAATCTGCAAACCTTTAAGCAAATCATCACTTGAAGCCTCATTTTAATAATATACAACTTATACTATTTTTCTTTCTACATGTAAGAAAGTCTTGCTTTTTAATAGTTGGAAAGTTTAACAATTACAGATCACGATACAAATGGGAATGGTTCAGGAAATGTTCTATCTCTTCGGCATCCCAAAACTGGTAATCCTACTCAAAACTCTTGGTTGCTTTAGTGattattttatcttttaagCTCTTCATGTTTGTAACTATACATTTGTGAGCAAGAAACTAAACATTTACTCTCTTTCAAGCGTTGACATTTTTACCTTTCATGCTGGTGACTTATTACTAAATGGATCCTTTGTTCCATTactctttgttttctttagaACGCTTTTTTGTATACACTTGGAACCAGTGTGAATATCTGTCGTAGTTAAAAACTACTTGTTGAATTGTTGGATTGCTCTTTGTTTTAGTGGGAAGAAGCCTTTTATGCTTTGAGTCTtttctgatgatgatgttctTATTAGTTTATTCTTCTCCTAGACAAGTCAATCAAGATATACATGATTATAATTTGTTGCTTATGTATCAGGAAATAAGGCATGCTACCTCTATTTTGATGAAGAACTTCTGGAACTTCACTGGTTTAAGCAATCTTATGGGTCTTGGTTCCTGGGGGATTATGTTTGTGAAggtaaaattataaaaaatgagCACCTTAACAAACAATCTTTTTTCGTATAAGTAAATCCATCTGGTACTAGTATATTTGTGGTATTATCATTCTTTACTAAGTTCCTCAGGATGAAGCCAAGTTTCCAAATGTCTTAAGTTTTGAGCTAAAATCAACATTGACTTTAGATTTTGTATGAATTAGGAGTGGGCTAACTCCATTCCAAGTCTTATTGTCGTATGTTGTGCTAGAGACATAAAGCAAGGACTGAATGTTCACTTTAGATGCCACAGAAAACTTCATGTAGTTTCTTGTGATGGTCATCTACAGTCATTTGCATGACTGATCAAAACCAACTGAGATAGTTAGAAAATAAGTTTCTCACTTTACTTGGAAAAAGTAAATGCAGGATGTAAACTGTTGTGTGAGTGAAACTAGGTCTGATGGAATAATGGGAAAAGTTTGACAGTGGATGAATAATGCTTTTAAAAATGTCACCAGAAATATGATGTTTTATCTATTGCTATTACTTCACGAACTTATGTTTTCTCTTGCGgtccttaaaaaaaattaaatctcgagaaaccacaaaaattttctttctcatGGAACTTTGTTCCTTTAAACAGATGGCCGCTTATATACTGCCACTCCAGTAGATCCTGTTTTCATCCTGCTGCCTATATTTGATGAAGCACGAATGAAGGTAATGTTGCGGCCTTTCTTTTTTATATGATTTTGGAATTTGGAGATTTTCAATGTGTTTCCTGTTCAGCTAACTTTTTAGTTTACAAATGGTAACAGTCATATTCATCTTGGACATGGGAAAATACATAATTTTTTCCACCAAAGGAACTCACTTAAGAGTCGGAATGATTTAAATGTGCTTTCATCTGATTCTTAACCTTATTAATACATTACATGTGTTACTGAGTGATTTGAGTAACGCCACTTGTAAAGTGATTGGGGTGCAACCTTTTCTGGTCTCTGTTTTATGAACATGATTCATTGTTATATTCACGAGCATGCAGAAAAAAGATGATCCAGGGAAATTCAGGCAGCTGGATGAGATATTGTATGTTCAAGGGTATGAAGGATATCAACAATTGGCATCTATTGCAGAAAAATCCATGCAAATAGTCTGTGATTTTAAAGGTAATTTATGTCTTCTAGCACATTGACTGCCACATATTGTCATTTAACATAGTATTTTTGGGCTGAGGTGGAAATGAGTTATTGAACTGGAGCACTCATTTTGAAAATATGAAAGTGGGAAGTACAGTATTGAAACATTACAAGGCAAAACTGCACTCTGTTTGGGTAGGAGGAATGTATGTGGTATTGATTAAAATGCCTCACATACCTCTGTGCGAGGCTAATTTCTTGAGGAAGCTAAACTGCTTTTGTTTATCTTCCTTTCTTTATGACAGAAGTTGGATCAACAAAGTTTTTTAGGCTTAATGACTCGAAGGTGTTAAGGTGGTTGAGCTATAAGGTCAGTTGATCTGTTTTTACCATTGATGTATATCATTGCCCTGTTATGCCTCCAAAGTTAATGAGGTAGAGAAGTAAATGGCCTAATTGAAGGAAATAAATGAGGATCTCTCTACTTGAACTGAATACTTTAATTTCcttgagaaaaaaaaacattgcaTTGTCCGCAAAAGCATTGGCGTACAGTCTTTTTATATCAATCATTATTTGACAACTGTAGTGAATGGCAAATTGCGGCCAGGGGAAACTTTCTTCTTTGTAAGTATATAGGGTACTTGTTATGctaaattcatttttattcgGCATATGCAAGATTTGGAGTCTTGTGCAATCAAGCTCCTCAAGATCTAGATAATGGATTTGggaatttgaaatttgagtAAAACAAATTTATACTGAATAAGGAAATCAAAAAGTATACTGGGCCTAAGTAGAGAAAAAGGGTTCATATACCTGATCTGATGTAGTATCCAGTTTTGGCTTAGGAAAAACGTTGTCAAGCTTGTCATCATTTACTCAACCAGAACGGGCATCATAACTTAAATTAGAAGATCTTTGCTTTCTTTCCATGGTGTTCCAAGGTAATCATTCTCCACAGATGCGTTAAAGGGCAAATTATGAATCTGCAGTTCCAATAAGGTAAATTATTGTACTGGTCCATTGATCTTGAGTGTTGACttgttttgggatatttaaaaGATTTCACAAGATTCAaagaacaaaatcaaaagaaaaaaaggatttTGGTAAGGTGCGCCAAGGCAAAATTATATCAATTGTGACAGCAACAATCGTGCTGCTTGCACAAGTTAGTGATATTACCAAGTTGCTTTATTGCCTATAAGTTATCAGCCACCTAGTTGACACTTTCTTCTTATCTAATAAGAGGATGGTTCTAATCCTTTGGTCTAAAATGATCTCTAACGTGACATAGGAAATAACATGAGGAGTTGACTCTGTTTGCATCTAATAGGTTTCCAGTTTGAATAGGTATTCTTGTTTTTAATCCTTTATGGGGAAATTCTGTTGCTTTTGCATCTAATAGGTTTCCAGTTCTTGCAATTTGTAGGTGCACCAATTAAGGCAGGTTCTACCAACGCTGGATAAGAACTATGCTGCTCAAATTGAGAGAGCTACATGTATGGTTTCTGTTGGTAATCTTTGAACATTTAAAACTTTATGTCAAAAAGTTATGCTATCTTTTCTGCCAGTTGTGGGCTCAAGTTTATATTCTCTAGGCTATGAAAAGCCACAATACATCTGAATATGCTGAGTCTAAATACTTATAAGATACATAGAGAGAATAGTGGTGATCACATCTGAACATCCAGTTTCTGGTGGTAGATGCTGCATTAAGTTGAACATGCTTTAATGTTAGCTAATTAATGGATCTTGTTATTGGTTTTATGTTATGGAAATCCAAAACATCAAGGTTTAACAAGTTTGATGGTACAGTGGTTGATGCGGTCTCAGTAATTGGTGAATACTTGAATGAAGAGCCT
This portion of the Coffea eugenioides isolate CCC68of chromosome 11, Ceug_1.0, whole genome shotgun sequence genome encodes:
- the LOC113754233 gene encoding ribonuclease H2 subunit B isoform X1; protein product: MAWWGDADETRVLIAPDHDTNGNGSGNVLSLRHPKTGNKACYLYFDEELLELHWFKQSYGSWFLGDYVCEDGRLYTATPVDPVFILLPIFDEARMKKKDDPGKFRQLDEILYVQGYEGYQQLASIAEKSMQIVCDFKEVGSTKFFRLNDSKVLRWLSYKVHQLRQVLPTLDKNYAAQIERATLVDAVSVIGEYLNEEPWLKLLCGKLNLCLQDELRSPERKILPSSLESGQASFDTNAIQEKTGLEKKTTGKGRLAKKAKVEKNTRNIKDMFSRASRKGS
- the LOC113754233 gene encoding ribonuclease H2 subunit B isoform X2, whose protein sequence is MAWWGDADETRVLIAPDHDTNGNGSGNVLSLRHPKTGNKACYLYFDEELLELHWFKQSYGSWFLGDYVCEDGRLYTATPVDPVFILLPIFDEARMKKKDDPGKFRQLDEILYVQGYEGYQQLASIAEKSMQIVCDFKEVGSTKFFRLNDSKVLRWLSYKVHQLRQVLPTLDKNYAAQIERATSCAYRMN
- the LOC113754233 gene encoding ribonuclease H2 subunit B isoform X3, with product MAWWGDADETRVLIAPDHDTNGNGSGNVLSLRHPKTGNKACYLYFDEELLELHWFKQSYGSWFLGDYVCEDGRLYTATPVDPVFILLPIFDEARMKKKDDPGKFRQLDEILYVQGYEGYQQLASIAEKSMQIVCDFKEVGSTKFFRLNDSKVLRWLSYKFLQFVGAPIKAGSTNAG
- the LOC113754233 gene encoding ribonuclease H2 subunit B isoform X4, with protein sequence MAWWGDADETRVLIAPDHDTNGNGSGNVLSLRHPKTGNKACYLYFDEELLELHWFKQSYGSWFLGDYVCEDGRLYTATPVDPVFILLPIFDEARMKKKDDPGKFRQLDEILYVQGYEGYQQLASIAEKSMQIVCDFKEVGSTKFFRLNDSKVLRWLSYKVS